One part of the Anguilla anguilla isolate fAngAng1 chromosome 11, fAngAng1.pri, whole genome shotgun sequence genome encodes these proteins:
- the LOC118208466 gene encoding transcription factor HES-5-like: MAPCSYSTDYISLKMSEKERHKLRKPVVEKMRRDRINSSIEQLKALLETEFRKSDPSAKLEKADVLEMTVSFLKQQLQPRAAANQMGYSHGYSQCWGEALRYLSFSSKGNVSVKQRYGSHGTQVSTKKLCPESPASSKQSPVTAGQSAGAGLPLWRPW; encoded by the exons ATGGCACCTTGCTCCTACAGCACAGACTACATCAGCCTCAAGATGTCCGAAAAGGAAAGACATAAA TTGAGAAAGCCAGTGGTGGAGAAGATGCGCAGGGATCGCATCAACAGCAGCATTGAGCAGCTCAAGGCCCTGCTGGAGACAGAGTTCCGCAAGAGCGACCCCAGCGCCAAGCTGGAGAAAGCCGACGTCCTGGAGATGACCGTCAGCTTCCTGAAGCAGCAGCTTCAGCCTCGGGCAGCGGCCAATCAGATGGGCTACAGCCACGGCTACTCTCAGTGTTGGGGAGAGGCTCTGCGCTACCTGTCCTTCAGCTCCAAGGGGAACGTCTCGGTCAAGCAGCGATATGGTTCACATGGCACCCAGGTGTCCACCAAGAAGCTGTGTCCTGAGTCCCCAGCCAGCTCCAAGCAGAGCCCTGTCACTGCAGGGCAGAGTGCTGGAGCTGGGCTGCCTCTCTGGAGGCCCTGGTAG